The Ignavibacteriales bacterium genomic interval CAAGTACATGCGTATTATTAAAAAAACGGGGTCAATTATTTAGAAAAAAGTGCAGGTGGTTTGGACAAATGATAAAAGTCTTGATTGAAAGAAGAAAATTACTGAAAGGTTATTTTTATGGGATGTTGGGAAAGGATTATGTACTTATTCTTTTCCTAATTCTCTAAAAAGCCAGGCTTTCGCCAGACTCCAGTCTCTTTTAACTGTGGATGCAGAGCAATTCAGGACTTTTGAAGTTTCGTCAACATTCAATCCCCCGAAAAATCTTAATTCAACAACTTTGCTTAAATCTGGATCAAATGCTTCAAGTTTTTTCATTGCATCATCGAGTGCGATTATATCTTCTTCGGATTCAAAAGCAATATCCTCAGCATTTTCCAATGAAAGATGAGTTTTACCTTCCCCTCTTTTCTGTGAATTATGTTTCCTTGCATAGTCAACAAGAATCTGCCTCATCGAATTTGCTGCAATCCCAAAGAAGTGGCCACGATTCTGCCAGTTAATTTCCTGTCCGCCAATAAGTTTAATATAAGCTTCGTGAACAAGTTCAGTGGTTTGTAATGTGTGATTACGATATTCCTCGTGTAAGTATTTAGAGGAGATTTTTTTTAATTCATTATAAACAAGCGGAAGTAATTCATTAATTGCTTCTTTTTTTCCATTGACACAATCTTCCAACAATAAAGTTATGTTCTGCTTATCTGATTCAAACATGTTATTAATATTTAGTTTATGAAAGTGGAATTCACAATTGAAAATAGGGGATTAATGGAGGCTTGTCAATAGTTTATTGTTACAAAATATTTTTACTAATACTACATATAAGACGGTAATAACTTTTCTACTAACATTATTCTTAAACCTCAAATTACCTACCGCAGCAAAATCATTTTCTTTGTTTCTATAAAACTGCCTGCATTAATTGTATAGAAATATACTCCGCTTGATAATCCATTTGCATCAAAATGTAGTTCGTAACTTCCTGCGGGTTTTTCTTCATTAACCAAGGTTGCAACTTCATTTCCAATAACATCGTAAACTTTTAATGAAACAAATTGCCTGTTGCTTATTGCATACTGAATACTCGTACTTGGATTAAACGGATTAGGATAGTTTTGTGCTAACTCAAAACCAGATACAATCTGAATTGAATTGTCATCTTCCACAGAGACT includes:
- a CDS encoding sigma-70 family RNA polymerase sigma factor; this translates as MFESDKQNITLLLEDCVNGKKEAINELLPLVYNELKKISSKYLHEEYRNHTLQTTELVHEAYIKLIGGQEINWQNRGHFFGIAANSMRQILVDYARKHNSQKRGEGKTHLSLENAEDIAFESEEDIIALDDAMKKLEAFDPDLSKVVELRFFGGLNVDETSKVLNCSASTVKRDWSLAKAWLFRELGKE
- a CDS encoding T9SS type A sorting domain-containing protein, producing MIGNYSTQIIYSGDSLVYINNVSDFIFNILYANYIYVDSVLRCDSLAKAFAGNTNSTAYYSKLWELSKGFTIKLFKDASYKLTCLIYTAWLNAGSPVSVEDDNSIQIVSGFELAQNYPNPFNPSTSIQYAISNRQFVSLKVYDVIGNEVATLVNEEKPAGSYELHFDANGLSSGVYFYTINAGSFIETKKMILLR